One Bacilli bacterium DNA window includes the following coding sequences:
- a CDS encoding glycosyl hydrolase family 18 protein translates to MKRLTKYIVTICIGMSFMLPLSALQALAKTAHSDLTTKYRVYQKNHIISEFADLNKAIALAKTLATSRVEDIKTHKWLWDNYPRYRVYQYDNTLASWQFTDLDEAIKEARKWAHASVRDLQAAGWVWNNYPKAMNFRVYQGDKTLPKWEFPTYEAALKEAKKWAHSHIIDLRTNKWVWDNLTDAEKQAAANGEPQYAVSIDGFSLDGWKFASLYDAVAFASGQDEAVVAKIATNEIVYANKLTYQVYQNDHYLKQFHQIDDAIAYAKKWANATIKTDNRAIWTNVPYYQVLQNDKPLKRFNTLKEALKYAQWYSNASIRTAEGETIWDNLRELLYWAWNGSASPSTILTEAANAMGLDVDSPTWFELDNENGAVTDTSNPSVVSSLHNLGIKVYPLVSNSFDSKMTSRFLNNKQAQVKFIHTVVDRIQAIGADGINVDFESMPGSVRDEFTAFMQKFADYAKQKGLKISVDLPRGSLSWNELTAFDHAKLAEIVDYIIIMAYDQYYSGSDEPGSVSGIPWTDGGIREFLSYGIPRDKLILGMPFYSRLWKLNKNGNLVGNRTLTQKDIPDLLANTAHKITWDEQFGQYRIEFSQDGYRYVFWLEDEQTLVKRIKLADQYDLAGIAAWRLGHENPEIWKTLIKEK, encoded by the coding sequence ATGAAGCGTTTGACCAAATACATAGTAACGATCTGTATCGGAATGTCGTTTATGCTCCCGCTTTCCGCCCTACAGGCATTGGCAAAAACGGCGCACAGCGATTTGACGACCAAATACCGGGTCTATCAAAAGAATCATATCATTTCCGAATTTGCGGACTTGAACAAAGCGATCGCGCTGGCCAAAACGTTGGCGACAAGCCGCGTTGAAGATATCAAAACGCATAAGTGGCTGTGGGACAACTATCCTCGCTACCGCGTCTATCAATATGACAATACGCTCGCATCCTGGCAATTTACCGATTTGGATGAGGCGATCAAGGAAGCGCGCAAATGGGCGCATGCGAGCGTCCGGGATTTGCAGGCGGCGGGCTGGGTGTGGAACAATTACCCGAAGGCAATGAATTTTCGCGTCTATCAAGGCGACAAAACGTTGCCGAAATGGGAGTTTCCGACTTACGAAGCCGCGCTGAAGGAAGCGAAAAAGTGGGCGCATTCCCATATAATCGATCTGCGCACGAACAAATGGGTTTGGGACAACTTGACCGATGCGGAAAAGCAAGCGGCAGCAAACGGCGAACCGCAATATGCGGTTTCCATCGACGGCTTCTCGCTGGACGGCTGGAAATTTGCTTCCTTATATGACGCCGTCGCCTTCGCTTCCGGGCAGGATGAAGCGGTTGTTGCAAAAATTGCGACGAATGAGATCGTATACGCCAACAAGCTGACATATCAAGTCTATCAAAATGACCATTATCTGAAACAATTTCATCAAATCGATGACGCGATCGCCTATGCGAAAAAATGGGCCAACGCAACGATCAAAACTGACAATCGCGCCATTTGGACCAATGTGCCGTATTATCAGGTGCTGCAAAACGACAAACCGCTTAAACGGTTCAATACGTTAAAAGAGGCGCTGAAGTATGCCCAATGGTACAGCAACGCTTCCATCCGGACGGCAGAAGGCGAGACGATCTGGGACAACTTGCGCGAATTGTTGTACTGGGCATGGAACGGCAGCGCCTCGCCGAGCACGATCCTGACGGAAGCGGCAAATGCGATGGGGCTCGATGTCGATTCGCCGACATGGTTTGAGTTGGATAACGAAAACGGCGCCGTCACCGATACTTCCAATCCGTCCGTGGTATCATCGCTGCACAATCTTGGGATCAAGGTGTATCCTCTGGTCAGCAATTCGTTTGATTCGAAAATGACTTCCCGATTCCTGAACAACAAACAGGCGCAAGTCAAATTTATCCATACGGTTGTGGATCGGATCCAAGCGATTGGCGCGGACGGCATCAATGTCGATTTTGAAAGCATGCCTGGCAGCGTCCGGGACGAGTTTACCGCGTTTATGCAAAAGTTTGCCGACTACGCGAAACAAAAAGGCTTGAAAATTTCCGTCGATCTGCCGCGCGGAAGCTTGAGCTGGAACGAGCTGACCGCTTTTGACCATGCGAAGCTGGCGGAAATCGTCGACTACATTATCATCATGGCCTATGACCAGTATTATTCCGGCAGCGATGAGCCCGGCTCGGTATCCGGCATTCCCTGGACGGACGGCGGCATTCGGGAATTTTTATCATATGGCATCCCCCGCGACAAACTGATATTGGGCATGCCGTTTTATTCGCGGCTGTGGAAACTCAATAAAAATGGCAACCTGGTGGGCAACCGCACGCTTACGCAGAAAGATATCCCCGATTTATTGGCCAACACGGCGCATAAAATAACGTGGGATGAACAATTCGGGCAATACCGCATCGAATTTTCGCAGGACGGTTATCGTTACGTTTTTTGGCTGGAAGATGAGCAAACGCTTGTCAAGCGCATCAAGCTGGCCGATCAATACGACTTGGCCGGCATTGCCGCA